Within bacterium, the genomic segment TCGAAACTCTCGACGCGCCCGGCCCCCCGGGCCTTGAGGTCGTTCGCCACCGCCGTGAGCTTTTCCGGATCGCGCGCCACGAGGAACAAGGCGTCGCCGTCGGCGGCGAAGAGCCGCGCCGTCTCCCGGGCGA encodes:
- a CDS encoding SDR family NAD(P)-dependent oxidoreductase; this encodes MRKMLIIGATSAIARETARLFAADGDALFLVARDPEKLTAVANDLKARGAGRVESF